TTTGGACGATAGTCGGCGGAGAGGGCTTTATGGATTTGGATAACCTAAAACTCAACGTTCGATACGGCGACACAATTGACATCCGCAGAGGACAAAAACACAGAATTATGAACACGGGAAGCGAGCCGCTTGTTTACATAGAAGTGCAAACAGGCGAATATTTCGGCGAAGACGACATTATGCGCTATCAAGACGATTTCGGGCGGGCAGACTAACCGCTCGTGAAGTAATCACTCCGCGTCGAAGCTGATTTCGTATGCGGAGGTTTCTTCTATTTTCACTTTTTTATCGATATTTTCCACTATAAAATCACTTAAATGTGAGCGGCGTTTGTTTTGCGAAAAATTTTGCACAGCTATGGAGAGCGCCTTGTAAGTCCCCACGAAAACACAGAATTTTTTCGCGCGTGTAAGCGCAGTGTATATCAGTTTTCTTTTTAACATTGTGTAATGCAGAGTTGTTAGCGGAATAACAATCGCACTAAATTCCGAGCCTTGACTTTTGTGTATTGTTATACAATAGGCAAGCGTTAATTCCTGAGTTTCGAGCGGCTCGTATTCCACTACTTGCCCGTCGCCGAAATCGACCGCCAATCCGTCGGAAACTTGTATTACCTCGCCTATGTCGCCGTTAAAAACTTCTTTGTCGTAGTTGTTTTTTGTTTGCATTACCTTGTCGCCGACAGCAAAACTGCGCTCGCCGAAACTCTGCAGATATTGATGCGGATTAAGTTTTTTCTGCAATTCTTTGTTTAATTCTACCGTACCAACCTCGCCTTTGTGCATTGGAGTTATTACCTGAATATCGTTTTTGGGGTCGTAGCCGTAAGAATTTACTAAGCGCCTGCAAACAAGGTCGATGGTAGTCTCAAATATTTCTGCAGGCGTTTCTTTTACAATAAAAAAGCAATTGTCGGTTTGCGCATTTTGAAAACTCGGGATTTTTCCGTAGCATATTTCGTGCGCCGCGGTTATTATTCTGCTGTTTTGCGCTTGCCTAAACACTTTTTTAAGCATAACGTTTACTATTTTGCCCGAATCAATTATGCTTTCAAGCACCGCA
The Chitinivibrionia bacterium genome window above contains:
- a CDS encoding phosphomannose isomerase type II C-terminal cupin domain — encoded protein: MTLYKEERPWGHYEVLQDTQNFKVKKIQVEAGKRLSLQSHGKRDELWTIVGGEGFMDLDNLKLNVRYGDTIDIRRGQKHRIMNTGSEPLVYIEVQTGEYFGEDDIMRYQDDFGRAD